From the Burkholderia sp. WP9 genome, the window GCTGGGCTTGGCGAGTAACTCGGTCTTTCGCATCGATCCTACCGAGGTGCCGAAGTAGTAGCCGATGATGCTGATCCACGCCGTTCCCAATGCGCCGACAATCACGTTGACGAGATCCTTGTTCGGCCCCGGCAGCGGCTGGAACGCCATGAGCAACAGAATGCCGAAAAAGCCTGCCGTCACCGCCATGGCGAGCACCTTGGGCACCCAGTCCTTATTGCTGATACCCATTGCACGCGCGTCGGCCCGATCGGCGGCCTGAATGCGCGCCATGTCGCTTTCGTGCGCGAGGCCTGCCTGTGCGGCAGTGACCATCAGTTGTTGCAACTGCAACGAGTTCGCGCTCTCCGCCTGCCGGATCTTCTCCATTGCGCCGGGATCGTTCAGCGCGGGTTCCACGAAGGTGGGATCGCTGGGCGTTCCGAGTGCATGTGAAATGATCGAAGCGGCGGCGGTGACACCGAGGCCGACCGGACCACCCACGAGCCCTGCGAGAAGCGGGGCGGTGCTGCCAATGTTCGATGCTACTTTTGACCAGTCCATCATGCTGCTCCAAGGAGAAGGTTAGCGGCCATTCTTTCTGTCCATCCACGGCTGAAATTCGGCCATGCATGCAGGTTCCGCAGGTAACGCAAGCGATAGGCGGCAAAGCGCATGACAAACTTCAGCGGGTCCGCGCTTTTGACCGCGTCCAGGGTGTCCGGGCCGAACTTGCCGTCTTCTTGCGCGCCGGACGCCTTTTGCATCCACAACACCACCAGTCCGCCGTTGTAGTTGGCGTCGAATATCTGGAACGCCACTCGCGAGTCGAGTTCATCGAGGTGCAAGGGATCCCAGTACCGTTGTTTCGCGATCTGTTTAGCGGTGTCCAGCGGCAGATCTTTCATGGCGCCGGTATAGCCCTGGCTGCGCGCCACGCGTGCTGTTACGCCCCACATCGTTTCTCCGCCAGGATCATGCGGATTGAAG encodes:
- a CDS encoding glycosyl hydrolase 108 family protein; its protein translation is MDNFDEAFKALIGNEGGYSFNPHDPGGETMWGVTARVARSQGYTGAMKDLPLDTAKQIAKQRYWDPLHLDELDSRVAFQIFDANYNGGLVVLWMQKASGAQEDGKFGPDTLDAVKSADPLKFVMRFAAYRLRYLRNLHAWPNFSRGWTERMAANLLLGAA